Proteins encoded in a region of the Pseudomonas sp. PDNC002 genome:
- the scpB gene encoding SMC-Scp complex subunit ScpB, with translation MNLSDPQELATLLEGILLAAGKPMSLERLGELFEEAERPEPQQFRDALAVLGLSCVGRAYELKEVATGYRLQVREKFAPWVGRLWEERPQRYSRALLETLALIAYRQPITRGEIEEIRGVAVNTQIVKTLMEREWIRIVGYREVPGRPAMLATTRTFLDYFNLKSLEELPPLAELKLMEPEPQPFLEDMAPTASLPSPEEYDEDYVPPSLQALADQAVRDAGEEPEPAPPEEPKEETSFRSLLAELDEMEQGLKTDFDDLIDRPPSDDEDSGVDADFSGVHGLPEVASDAEAASVAEPDAPAEPAAQPEPAPQPPAPAPEEEWDEERALREAMREEMEFNRLNRDH, from the coding sequence ATGAATCTGTCCGACCCGCAAGAACTGGCGACGCTGCTCGAAGGCATCCTCCTGGCTGCCGGCAAGCCCATGTCGCTGGAGCGCCTCGGCGAGCTGTTCGAGGAGGCCGAGCGGCCGGAGCCGCAGCAGTTCCGCGATGCGCTGGCGGTGCTGGGCTTGTCCTGCGTCGGTCGGGCTTATGAACTGAAGGAAGTCGCCACCGGGTATCGGCTGCAGGTGCGCGAGAAGTTCGCCCCCTGGGTGGGCCGCTTGTGGGAAGAGCGCCCGCAGCGCTATTCCCGCGCGCTGCTGGAGACCCTGGCGCTGATCGCCTATCGCCAGCCGATCACCCGTGGCGAGATCGAGGAAATCCGTGGCGTCGCGGTGAACACCCAGATCGTCAAGACGCTGATGGAGCGCGAGTGGATCCGCATCGTCGGCTACCGCGAAGTCCCCGGTCGCCCGGCCATGCTCGCCACCACCCGGACCTTCCTCGACTACTTCAACCTGAAGAGCCTGGAAGAGCTGCCGCCGTTGGCCGAGCTGAAGCTGATGGAGCCCGAGCCGCAGCCGTTCCTCGAGGACATGGCGCCCACGGCCAGCCTGCCGAGCCCTGAGGAGTACGACGAGGATTACGTTCCGCCGTCCCTGCAGGCCCTGGCTGACCAGGCCGTGCGCGATGCCGGCGAGGAGCCGGAGCCCGCGCCGCCGGAAGAACCGAAGGAAGAAACCAGCTTCCGCAGCCTGCTCGCCGAACTGGACGAGATGGAGCAGGGCCTGAAGACCGACTTCGACGACCTGATCGACCGCCCGCCGAGCGACGACGAAGACAGCGGCGTGGATGCCGATTTCAGCGGCGTCCACGGGCTGCCCGAAGTCGCGTCCGACGCCGAGGCTGCAAGCGTCGCCGAGCCCGATGCGCCGGCCGAGCCCGCTGCGCAGCCTGAACCTGCGCCCCAGCCGCCGGCTCCCGCGCCGGAAGAAGAGTGGGACGAGGAGCGCGCCCTGCGCGAAGCCATGCGCGAGGAAATGGAATTCAACCGGCTCAATCGCGACCATTGA
- a CDS encoding ScpA family protein has translation MEVFLEAFEGPLDLLLYLIRKQNINILDIPVAEITRQYMGYVELMKSVRLELAAEYLVMAAMLAEIKSRMLLPRSAEAEEEEDDPRAELIRRLQEYERFKKAAEDLDELPRLGRDYVVPTVVAPDARARRLLPEVDMQELMLCMAEVLRRADLFESHQVTREMLSTRERMTEILERLKGEGFVPFITLFRVEEGKLGVVVTFMAVLELVKEQLVELVQNEAFAPIHVRARTEVQEGAAPVEDVLEEGDEDVFEPREEPPADLTFEDGHFDGPEDDTDRDAEPEEELL, from the coding sequence CTGGAAGTCTTCCTCGAAGCCTTCGAAGGTCCGCTCGACCTGCTGCTCTACCTGATCCGCAAGCAGAACATCAACATCCTCGACATCCCCGTGGCGGAGATTACCCGCCAGTACATGGGCTACGTCGAGCTGATGAAGTCGGTGCGCCTGGAGTTGGCCGCCGAGTACCTGGTGATGGCCGCCATGCTCGCCGAGATCAAGTCGCGCATGCTGCTGCCGCGCTCGGCCGAGGCCGAGGAAGAAGAGGACGACCCGCGCGCCGAGCTGATCCGCCGCCTGCAGGAATACGAGCGCTTCAAGAAGGCCGCCGAGGACCTCGACGAACTGCCGCGCCTGGGTCGCGACTACGTTGTACCGACTGTTGTCGCGCCGGACGCGCGGGCGCGCCGGCTGCTGCCGGAAGTGGACATGCAGGAGCTGATGCTGTGCATGGCCGAGGTGCTGCGTCGCGCCGACCTGTTCGAAAGCCACCAGGTCACCCGCGAGATGCTCTCCACCCGTGAGCGCATGACCGAGATCCTCGAGCGCCTGAAGGGCGAGGGCTTCGTGCCGTTCATCACGCTGTTCCGCGTCGAGGAAGGCAAGCTCGGCGTGGTGGTGACCTTCATGGCGGTGCTGGAGCTGGTCAAGGAACAACTGGTGGAACTGGTGCAGAACGAAGCCTTCGCGCCGATCCACGTCCGCGCCCGCACGGAAGTGCAGGAAGGCGCCGCGCCGGTCGAGGACGTGCTGGAGGAGGGCGACGAGGACGTCTTCGAGCCCCGCGAGGAGCCGCCGGCCGATCTGACCTTCGAGGACGGCCACTTCGACGGCCCGGAAGACGACACAGATCGAGACGCGGAGCCCGAAGAAGAGTTGCTCTGA